One part of the Panulirus ornatus isolate Po-2019 chromosome 73, ASM3632096v1, whole genome shotgun sequence genome encodes these proteins:
- the LOC139748322 gene encoding uncharacterized protein isoform X5, whose translation MFGFSSGRPQGRLAITHPGPVPPTPIGHPFASLSGSPAQVQDANSLDSSGSSSIPCEYSTSSTSPGYSKVCLGLRSPGKVSPLRGRTMKEYEEQLGNLKKENFSLKLRIYFLEERMGQKYDKEDKEELYKTNIELKVETEALKQELYDKQELVRQASTALSGLEQQFQEQVAQIKDTHEQEKEKLQDQVQHLQKELDDHANRVREEKGRLGELTQLCGLAFSTGAEDEDTEIVHPSKNNLSLPLNLPGYNESYATPSPVQGIFSMPAIIAESAVLEKSQPQLTPATFTYTKADAEEPESAQQIVANLEAQVAELEKRVTELEGELAAKEETTCILEGDLANLRKELEDKVEKIADLEVEVTEKDMKIDDVMQELETRHMEIQAKDDQIQSLHHDLNRVEPEIEVKVQEIVERDRIIEEKIEQIEQQNKILVEIQITLDEKQKQIADMEQKITESNEKIKKLTEDLDKSCKVIQTFAEEVQARDKEILTLKKELKRKEKKIRDLVAELKEALDMLNKAKWEAETSGGEDGVKEMAEEENERLWAELESRKNEVLALRAEHKHSLSEAEERVSQLQKQLEEKLKALESMQDKHNKDTEERETRLRDQAQQVARLEGELQALRGDMSSREGQLRTNQGLVKGLEEELAGTKNQLREKRSELETLQEELKKKNADMQDLVNHELWERNKEVERLQEKLGALTSDHRHQMECLKNEMEIKNSELQKLRARINSGNNGTSDGNQVTMSPNINTYQTTINSNTTNEQKDTPHLRVVTCNGGAEVVTVNRPLQLTVNDDSSASIQVLYQEMCKIRSEAQALRLERSVLDDKLSNIQRVYDQVCQTANVSNANEYEQMDLVKRQLEESKEENLLKERKHGEIVSDFQSQIQVLRTELQNAKKKINQQLTEVSVRKYQEALKRHKQEIASLRKRLADSHNACDLLRTRLEELADFLERILEMEEKGLINLSQLSPKQLASLHKTLNESRALSRSLSQSLMIGVDITDLCDDTHLSSSVSSVSSWSLQKEDSLSETHDYVGDSSHEAIASLPDETLLQPDDSHDPAVQALATQLNTQIDQKAREIDAIAENVSVLTEQLAQRTQQVEQQAGVIGELRGQVGRLQDEVRHRDLQLASHADQDQDTGQPQVESSWLSNGNPLTASSQSTVLAVSPQTTETTHDSSSQENLHRPPSNCSYTLPPPPLHLLQDSECEMTPDIRELEISHASDRSNLSAVKSAYSTDAAIKAYSGHLGYFQQHVTPGEQNRMEGQKLRVESVKGAGTCVIPEQPWAPVSPSESEAWSEPDRNVSLARIGLDACTLVGAPDRALSRSRQQRATAAITSESDGEGAHEDTATCTANTAPASGKASKRRSDIAELRRISTKLRAVEQLNETLRAELNIYQTLSQQMAHQQHDQQERPKTSDKSVETHKGETADASVGAEEEPNLPSPPPVFAIPTPLLEEIRALRLKLEEAIANNDHLRDQLEAALTAHPHDEARFHYLTSALQTAQEEMREARDRLQVSQVAVCEQQEKCNKIQHKLQECEGLLTQCQVQLEASQTEASGAKVDLGNAQQVMQEKDLLIHEQSEQLTEKEQLLKEMEDKISQLERDAAKNPNRDEHVRKLQTELQKQESRLLQVNKERLSLVGERARLQAQLASASTQARLLQNDQQDVEEVGEERTSLFNQIDSEQVTVASLQQERQQLFTDKDQLEKKVQVLQEEVSCLQAKTEHLTSRQAHAAQQTRAEKRDTIELCKSSEKHYKTKEAEADEEHITLLQQLEAEKSIVATLQQERQQILTDKEHLEKKLQVLQEEVASLQAKIKHLISCQAHATQQVETEKRDMAELRNNNAQLQCELSELRSKAKNLEAEVTILREKQTTVDDAQLCLNEQKTLLKQLTAQLESERCLTTNLQRQLEAFRASTSPSTSHYDDSVLPNASDRASHESVTSIEFFRPVPDPGLLRKHRAASLSPTSIGKEKVQERRALSSSRRRESSKRTSTHWSEDKENLLIATTTVTTTTSTGSKRNRRLYNGNSTEGILSQQTAPPLISHHPEEEGDGGTTSGESPDLGIGSDYHFSSLERGTRTLQSLVHTAHDLPPPPLCSESNLQQFLSHSTLSVENQQLRLERDTLTAKLASTKDTLKEALEKLAKANQRKENVERAICKQLYKTHDVLKKAKTHLKQANSLPQ comes from the exons CGGGAGTCCAGCACAGGTTCAAGATGCCAACAGCCTTGATTCGTCGGGCAGCAGCTCCATCCCCTGTGAGTACagtacctcctccacctctcctgggTACTCCAAAG TCTGTTTGGGCCTACGGTCGCCAGGGAAAGTTTCACCCTTGCGAGGGCGGACCATGAAGGAATATGAGGAGCAGCTGGGCAATCTTAAGAAGGAAAACTTCTCGCTGAAGCTGCGCATCTACTTCCTTGAGGAGCGGATGGGTCAGAAGTACGACAAGGAGGATAAGGAAGAACTGTACAAGACCAACATAGAACTTAAG GTGGAGACAGAGGCATTGAAACAAGAGTTATATGACAAGCAAGAGCTGGTGCGGCAGGCATCCACGGCGCTGTCAGGGTTGGAGCAGCAGTTCCAGGAGCAAGTGGCACAAATCAAAGATACACATGAACAGGAAAAGGAGAAACTGCAAGACCAAGTTCAGCATTTGCAAAAG GAACTTGATGACCATGCTAACCGTGTTCGGGAAGAAAAGGGCAGACTCGGTGAGTTAACCCAGCTGTGTGGCTTGGCATTCAGCACAGGAGCAGAAGATGAAGACACTGAAATTGTCCATCCCTCCAAGAATAATTTAAGTCTGCCGCTGAACCTTCCAGGGTATAATGAGAGTTATGCCACTCCATCACCTGTGCAAG GAATATTCAGCATGCCAGCCATAATCGCAGAATCAGCTGTCCTTGAGAAGTCACAGCCTCAGTTGACTCCAGCCACCTTCACCTACACTAAAGCTGATGCTGAAGAACCAGAGTCAGCACAGCAGATTGTGGCAAACCTTGAAGCACAGGTAGCTGAATTAGAGAAACGTGTGACTGAGCTAGAGGGAGAACTGGCTGCCAAAGAAGAAACTACATGTATATTAGAGGGAGATCTAGCCAACTTGAGAAAGGAG tTGGAAGATAAAGTAGAGAAGATAGCAGACTTAGAAGTGGAAGTAACAGAAAAGGACATGAaaattgatgatgtgatgcaggAGTTGGAAACACGGCATATGGAAATCCAAGCTAAGGATGACCAGATTCAGAGCCTGCATCATGACTTAAACAGG GTTGAACCAGAAATAGAGGTCAAGGTTCAAGAGATTGTAGAACGTGATCGAATCATTGAAGAGAAAATAGAACAGATAGAACAACAAAATAAAATTCTGGTGGAAATCCAAATTACTTTAGATGAAAAACAGAAGCAAATAGCTGATATGGAACAGAAGATTACGGAGTcaaatgagaaaataaaaaagcTGACAGAGGATCTGGATAAATCCTGTAAAGTTATTCAG ACATTTGCAGAAGAAGTTCAGGCTCGAGATAAGGAAATTCTAACCTTAAAGAAAGAATTAAAACGCAAGGAGAAGAAGATTCGTGACCTTGTGGCAGAATTGAAGGAGGCCTTAGACATGCTTAACAAGGCAAAATGGGAAGCTGAGACAAGTGGTGGTGAGGACGGAGTCAAGGAAATGGCAGAGGAGGAAAACGAG AGACTGTGGGCAGAACTAGAGTCACGCAAAAATGAGGTATTGGCACTCCGTGCAGAACACAAACACTCTTTGTCTGAGGCTGAGGAACGTGTGTCTCAACTGCAGAAACAACTAGAAGAAAAACTGAAAGCCCTTGAAAGTATGCAAGACAAGCACAACAAAGACACTGAGGAACGAGAGACCCGTCTTCGTGACCAGGCCCAACAAGTTGCACGGCTTGAGGGGGAACTTCAGGCACTCCGTGGTGACATGTCAAGCAGAGAGGGTCAACTCCGTACTAATCAGGGACTGGTTAAAGGGCTGGAAGAGGAACTTGCTGGAACAAAAAATCAGCTGAGGGAGAAAAGGTCAGAATTAGAAACACTTCAGGAAGAACTCAAGAAGAAAAATGCTGATATGCAGGATTTAGTGAATCATGAATTGTGGGAAAGAAACAAGGAAGTAGAGCGTCTTCAGGAAAAACTTGGTGCCTTAACATCAGATCATCGCCATCAAATGGAATGCTTGAAAAATGAAATGGAGATCAAGAACAGTGAATTACAGAAACTGAGGGCCAGAATAAACTCAGGAAACAATGGAACCAGTGATGGTAATCAAGTAACAATGAGCCCCAACATCAATACTTATCAGACAACAATAAATTCCAATACAACAAATGAGCAAAAGGATACACCCCATCTCAGAGTAGTCACATGCAATGGAGGTGCTGAAGTGGTTACTGTAAACCGTCCATTACAACTGACAGTCAATGATGATAGCTCAGCATCAATACAAGTGCTGTACCAAGAAATGTGTAAAATAAGAAGTGAGGCACAGGCTCTGCGTTTAGAAAGAAGTGTATTAGATGACAAGCTTTCGAACATTCAAAGAGTGTATGATCAAGTTTGCCAGACAGCTAATGTATCCAATGCtaatgagtatgaacaaatggaTTTAGTGAAAAGGCAACTTGaggagagcaaggaagaaaatctACTAAAAGAACGTAAGCATGGAGAGATTGTCAGTGATTTTCAGTCTCAGATACAAGTACTGCGAACTGAACTTCAAAATGCAAAAAAGAAGATCAATCAGCAGCTGACAGAGGTCAGTGTGCGCAAATATCAGGAAGCTCTGAAAAGACACAAGCAAGAAATTGCTTCGTTGAGAAAGAGATTAGCAGACTCACATAATGCTTGTGATCTTCTTAGAACTCGATTAGAAGAGCTAGCAGACTTCTTAGAACGTATTTTGGAAATGGAGGAGAAAGGCCTCATCAATTTAAGTCAGTTGTCACCAAAGCAACTGGCCTCATTACACAAGACACTTAATGAATCTCGTGCACTTTCTCGCTCACTCTCTCAATCTCTCATGATTGGAGTGGACATTACTGATCTGTGTGATGACACACATCTTTCAAGCTCAGTAAGTTCAGTTTCTTCATGGAGCCTACAGAAAGAAGACAGTCTTTCTGAAACACATGATTATGTGGGAGATAGTAGTCATGAAGCCATAGCTAGTCTTCCTGATGAAACATTGTTACAGCCTGATGATTCCCATGATCCAGCAGTTCAAGCACTTGCCACACAGTTGAACACTCAGATAGACCAGAAGGCTCGAGAGATTGATGCAATTGCTGAGAATGTATCAGTACTTACTGAACAGTTAGCACAGCGAACACAGCAAGTAGAGCAACAAGCAGGAGTTATTGGTGAGCTACGGGGGCAGGTAGGTCGTCTTCAAGATGAAGTACGACATAGAGATCTTCAACTAGCATCTCATGCTGACCAGGATCAAGACACTGGTCAGCCTCAGGTAGAAAGTTCCTGGCTTAGTAATGGAAATCCTCTAACAGCATCATCCCAAAGTACTGTTCTTGCAGTTTCCCCACAGACTACTGAAACCACTCATGATTCAAGCAGTCAAGAGAATCTTCACAGGCCCCCAAGTAATTGTTCATACACAttgcctccacctcctcttcatcttctacaGGATAGTGAATGCGAGATGACTCCAGATATAAGAGAGCTGGAGATAAGTCATGCATCAGATCGCAGCAATTTAAGTGCTGTCAAAAGTGCATATTCCACAGATGCAGCCATAAAAGCATACAGTGGGCATCTGGGTTACTTCCAGCAGCATGTAACACCTGGTGAACAGAATCGTATGGAGGGACAGAAACTTCGAGTAGAAAGTGTAAAAGGAGCTGGTACTTGTGTGATACCTGAACAACCCTGGGCTCCAGTTTCACCTTCTGAGAGTGAGGCATGGAGTGAACCTGATAGAAATGTGTCTTTAGCAAGGATTGGACTTGATGCCTGCACCCTAGTGGGTGCACCAGATAGAGCTTTGTCACGCTCACGTCAGCAAAGAGCAACTGCAGCCATTACTTCAGAGTCTGATGGTGAGGGTGCACATGAAGATACTGCTACTTGTACTGCCAATACTGCACCTGCATCAGGGAAAGCCTCTAAACGAAGGTCTGATATTGCAGAACTTAGACGGATATCCACAAAACTGCGTGCTGTAGAGCAGCTGAATGAAACCCTCCGTGCAGAACTAAACATTTACCAGACACTTAGTCAACAAATGGCTCATCAACAGCATGACCAGCAAGAAAGGCCAAAAACTAGTGATAAGAGTGTTGAAACACACAAAGGTGAGACAGCAGATGCCTCTGTAGGGGCTGAAGAAGAACCTAACCTGCCATCCCCTCCACCAGTGTTTGCAATTCCTACACCCCTCTTAGAAGAGATTCGTGCACTTCGCCTTAAGCTAGAGGAGGCCATTGCTAATAATGACCACCTTCGGGATCAACTGGAAGCTGCATTAACAGCTCATCCACATGATGAAGCACGCTTTCATTACCTCACTTCTGCTCTACAG aCTGCTCAGGAAGAAATGCGTGAAGCAAGAGACCGTTTACAAGTGTCACAGGTAGCAGTTTGTGAGCAACAAGAAAAATGTAACAAGATACAGCATAAATTGCAAGAGTGTGAGGGCCTTCTAACACAGTGCCAGGTACAACTGGAAGCCTCACAGACTGAAGCATCAGGTGCAAAAGTAGACTTAGGTAATGCTCAACAGGTTATGCAGGAGAAGGATTTGCTCATTCATGAACAAAGTGAACAGTTGACAGAAAAAGAGCAGCTCTTGAAAGAAATGGAAGATAAAATTAGTCAGCTTGAGAGAGATGCTGCAAAGAACCCAAATCGTGATGAGCATGTACGGAAATTACAGACAGAACTACAGAAGCAGGAATCACGCCTCCTCCAAGTAAATAAAGAACGTCTGTCTCTTGTTGGGGAGCGTGCCCGCCTTCAGGCACAGCTTGCCTCTGCCTCCACCCAAGCCCGTCTGCTTCAAAATGACCAACAAGATGTGGAAGAAGTGGGTGAGGAGCGAACTTCTCTATTTAATCAAATTGATTCTGAACAGGTTACAGTTGCTTCCTTACAGCAGGAAAGACAGCAGTTGTTTACAGACAAGGATCAGCTTGAAAAGAAAGTACAAGTACTGCAAGAGGAAGTATCATGTTTACAAGCTAAAACTGAGCATTTGACATCTCGCCAAGCACATGCTGCTCAACAGACTCGTGCAGAAAAGAGGGATACAATTGAATTATGCAAGTCTAGTGAAAAGCATTATAAAACTAAAGAAGCTGAAGCAGATGAAGAGCATATTACACTTCTGCAACAACTTGAGGCTGAAAAGAGTATTGTTGCTACCTTACAACAGGAGCGACAGCAAATACTTACAGACAAGGAGCATCTTGAAAAGAAATTACAAGTACTACAAGAGGAAGTAGCAAGTTTACAAGCTAAAATCAAGCATTTGATATCATGCCAGGCTCATGCTACCCAACAGgttgaaacagagaagagggataTGGCAGAATTGCGTAATAATAATGCTCAACTGCAGTGTGAGTTGAGTGAACTGCGGTCTAAGGCTAAAAATCTTGAAGCAGAAGTGACAATCCTCAGAGAGAAGCAGACGACAGTAGATGATGCACAGCTTTGTTTAAATGAGCAAAAAACACTCTTGAAGCAGCTGACTGCCCAACTAGAATCAGAACGATGTCTTACAACAAATCTTCAGCGACAGCTTGAGGCCTTCAGGGCAAGTACATCACCTAGTACTTCCCACTATGATGATT CTGTTTTACCTAATGCAAGTGATCGGGCTTCACATGAAAGTGTCACCAGTATTGAGTTCTTCCGGCCAGTGCCTGATCCAGGTCTTCTGAGGAAACATAGAGCAGCTTCTCTTAGTCCCACTTCTATAGGTAAAGAAAAAGTGCAGGAACGTCGCGCTTTAAGCAGTAGCCGCAGAAGAGAGAGTAGTAAGCGAACCAGCACTCACTGGAGTGAAGACAAAGAGAACCTTCTTATTGCTACGACCACAGTAACAACTACCACCAGCACTGGTAGTAAACGAAACCGGCGCCTCTACAATGGCAATTCAACTGAAGGAATTTTATCTCAACAAACTGCTCCACCGTTAATCTCTCATCAccctgaagaggaaggtgatggtggtactaCTTCTGGGGAATCACCTGACTTGGGTATTGGATCAGATTATCACTTCTCCAGTTTAGAGAGAGGGACTCGCACGCTACAATCACTTGTACATACTGCTCATGATCTCCCACCACCTCCGTTGTGCTCCGAATCTa ATCTCCAGCAGTTCCTGA GTCACAGCACTTTAAGTGTGGAGAATCAACAGTTGCGGCTGGAGCGGGATACTTTAACAGCCAAGTTAGCGTCTACAAAGGATACACTGAAGGAGGCACTAGAGAAGTTGGCAAAAGCAAATCAGCgtaaagaaaatgtagaaagagCCATTTGTAAGCAGCTGTATAAGACCCATGACGTGCTAAAAAAAGCAAAAACACATTTGAAGCAAGCAAACTCCCTACCCCAATAA